The following coding sequences are from one Pseudomonadota bacterium window:
- the ychF gene encoding redox-regulated ATPase YchF, giving the protein MGFKCGIVGLPNVGKSTLFNALTNAGIAAANYPFCTIDPNVGMVPVPDPRLAQLAEIVTPEKVIPASMQFVDIAGLVAGAATGEGLGNQFLAHIRETDAIAHVVRCFNDDDITHVAGRLSPADDVETIHTELALADLETCEKAIARVQRAAGSGDKEAKADLMALQVAHAGLSEGQGIRQVEIDENDLRRLQGVHLLTAKPLMYVANVDESELTGGPHLDQLKVLAEAEGAPLVVVCAAIESEIAQLEAAERREFLDDLGLEQSGLERMINAGYSLLGLQTFFTAGPKEVRAWTVRRGAMAPEAAGRIHTDFERGFIKAEVVSFEDYVTHQGEAGAKDAGRLRIEGKDYVVHEADVIHFRFNV; this is encoded by the coding sequence GTGGGATTTAAATGCGGGATTGTGGGTCTCCCAAACGTGGGGAAATCCACCCTTTTTAACGCGCTGACCAACGCCGGCATTGCGGCGGCGAACTATCCGTTCTGCACTATCGACCCCAACGTGGGTATGGTCCCGGTGCCCGATCCTAGGCTGGCGCAGCTGGCGGAGATTGTCACCCCGGAAAAAGTTATCCCGGCGAGCATGCAGTTTGTGGACATCGCGGGCCTGGTCGCCGGTGCAGCCACCGGCGAGGGGCTGGGCAACCAGTTTCTGGCCCACATCCGTGAAACGGACGCGATTGCCCACGTCGTGCGTTGCTTCAACGATGACGACATTACCCACGTCGCGGGCCGGCTGAGCCCGGCGGACGACGTGGAGACGATTCATACCGAGCTGGCGCTGGCCGATCTGGAAACCTGCGAAAAGGCCATCGCTCGGGTCCAGCGCGCCGCTGGCAGCGGCGACAAAGAGGCCAAAGCGGACCTTATGGCGCTCCAGGTTGCGCACGCGGGCCTGAGTGAAGGGCAGGGTATTCGCCAGGTTGAGATCGATGAAAACGACCTGCGGCGTTTACAGGGCGTCCATCTGCTTACCGCAAAACCGCTGATGTACGTGGCCAACGTCGACGAGTCTGAGCTCACCGGCGGACCGCACCTGGATCAGCTCAAAGTGCTGGCCGAGGCCGAAGGTGCGCCCCTGGTGGTGGTCTGTGCGGCGATTGAGTCAGAGATCGCACAGCTCGAAGCCGCGGAGCGGCGCGAGTTCCTGGACGACCTCGGGCTGGAGCAGTCGGGGCTTGAGCGCATGATCAACGCGGGCTACAGCCTGCTTGGACTGCAGACGTTCTTTACGGCTGGCCCCAAAGAGGTTCGGGCCTGGACTGTGCGTCGCGGGGCCATGGCGCCCGAGGCGGCGGGCCGAATCCACACCGATTTTGAGCGTGGTTTCATCAAGGCAGAGGTCGTGAGCTTTGAGGACTACGTGACCCATCAGGGTGAAGCGGGCGCAAAGGACGCTGGGCGGCTGCGCATCGAGGGCAAAGACTATGTGGTTCACGAGGCTGACGTGATTCACTTCCGATTTAACGTATAA
- the pth gene encoding aminoacyl-tRNA hydrolase: MTTQLDALVGLGNPGDRYTRTRHNAGFWFLDEIARQQAETFRYERRLHGDAAEIRLADRKVRLLKPDTFVNESGRAAQALLSYYKLEPSACLVVYDELDLEPGVVRFKRGGGHGGHNGLRSIISSLGSNGFPRLRIGIGHPGRKSAVTGYVLSRPPAQDQTLIDGAIDKAGSLLPDYVSGQWDAATKALHTAEGDDRGI, encoded by the coding sequence ATGACCACCCAGCTTGACGCGCTGGTGGGCCTGGGCAACCCCGGCGATCGCTACACCCGGACCCGGCATAACGCCGGGTTCTGGTTTTTAGATGAAATCGCCAGGCAACAAGCCGAAACGTTCCGCTATGAGCGCAGGCTGCACGGAGACGCGGCCGAAATTCGCTTAGCTGACCGCAAGGTTCGTCTGCTCAAGCCTGATACCTTCGTTAATGAAAGCGGGCGCGCCGCGCAGGCGCTGCTCAGCTATTACAAGCTTGAACCCAGCGCGTGTCTGGTGGTCTACGACGAGCTGGACCTCGAACCCGGGGTCGTGCGGTTTAAGCGCGGGGGTGGTCATGGCGGCCACAACGGCCTGCGGAGCATCATTTCAAGCCTGGGCAGCAACGGCTTTCCGCGCCTGCGCATCGGGATCGGCCACCCAGGCCGCAAGAGCGCCGTCACCGGCTACGTGCTGTCGCGGCCGCCGGCACAGGACCAGACGCTGATCGACGGCGCCATCGACAAGGCCGGCAGCCTGTTGCCGGACTACGTGTCAGGCCAATGGGATGCCGCCACCAAGGCGCTGCATACGGCCGAAGGAGACGATCGTGGGATTTAA
- a CDS encoding 50S ribosomal protein L25/general stress protein Ctc, whose product MSQTIKIPAELREVRGKGASRRLRHQGLVPGILYGGDRDPVSLQLSHQMLSHAVQDDSFYTSILEITVGDGRTQKVIVRDLQRHPARADVMHIDFLRISETEKLNILLPLHFLNEESSPAGKKSGVVISHQLTEVEVSCLPKDLPESLDLDLAELDVGDSLNLSDITPPEGVEIVALSHGEDAVVVNAAHVAVESAAADDEGEAGDAEAPSDDGGEAPAED is encoded by the coding sequence ATGAGTCAAACGATTAAAATCCCCGCCGAGCTGCGGGAAGTGCGCGGGAAGGGTGCGAGCCGCCGTCTGCGCCACCAGGGCCTGGTCCCAGGCATTCTATATGGCGGTGACCGTGATCCCGTATCGCTGCAGCTATCGCACCAGATGCTGTCTCACGCGGTGCAGGATGACAGCTTCTATACCTCGATCCTGGAAATCACGGTGGGTGACGGACGCACGCAGAAGGTAATCGTGCGGGACCTGCAACGCCATCCGGCGCGGGCCGACGTGATGCACATCGATTTTCTGCGCATCTCAGAAACCGAAAAGCTGAACATTCTACTGCCGCTGCACTTCCTCAACGAGGAGTCTTCGCCGGCCGGTAAGAAGTCGGGCGTGGTGATTTCTCACCAGCTGACGGAAGTTGAGGTCAGCTGTCTGCCCAAGGATCTGCCGGAGAGCCTGGATCTTGACCTGGCAGAGCTGGACGTTGGCGACAGCCTAAATCTTTCGGATATCACCCCGCCGGAAGGGGTCGAGATTGTGGCGCTGTCCCACGGCGAAGACGCTGTGGTGGTCAACGCGGCCCACGTCGCTGTCGAGTCGGCCGCGGCTGACGACGAAGGCGAGGCCGGCGATGCCGAGGCGCCTTCCGATGATGGCGGCGAGGCTCCCGCAGAAGACTGA
- a CDS encoding ribose-phosphate diphosphokinase encodes MSDLGDSGVQIFTGRANPVLARDIATHLNLPLGKINVGTFSDGEVAIEIMENVRGHEVFVVQPTCKPTADNFMELLVIIDAMRRASAKRVTAVIPYFGYARQDRRQRSARVPITAKVAAKMIDTVGTDRAVTVDLHADQIQGFFDLPLDNVYASPVLLADVWRQVAMEDLIVVSPDVGGVVRARALAKRLDDADLAIIDKRRPRANEATVMNIIGDVTDKVCVIVDDIVDTAGTLCSAGRALKEQGARRVVAYCVHPVLSGAALDNIEASELDELVVTDTIPLSDRAKSISRIRQLSVAQMLAETIRRIAIGESVSSMYLD; translated from the coding sequence GTGAGCGATCTCGGCGATTCTGGGGTGCAGATCTTCACGGGTCGCGCCAATCCCGTCCTGGCTCGGGATATCGCCACCCACCTGAACCTGCCGCTGGGCAAGATCAACGTGGGTACGTTCAGCGATGGCGAGGTGGCGATCGAGATCATGGAAAACGTCCGGGGTCACGAAGTTTTTGTGGTCCAGCCGACGTGTAAGCCGACCGCAGACAATTTCATGGAGCTGCTGGTCATCATCGACGCCATGCGGCGCGCGTCGGCGAAGCGGGTAACCGCGGTGATTCCCTATTTCGGGTATGCGCGACAGGATCGGCGGCAGCGCTCGGCGCGGGTGCCGATCACCGCGAAAGTCGCGGCGAAGATGATCGACACGGTCGGAACCGACCGGGCGGTCACGGTGGATCTGCATGCTGATCAGATCCAAGGGTTTTTTGACCTGCCGCTGGACAACGTCTACGCCTCGCCGGTACTGCTGGCGGACGTATGGCGCCAGGTGGCGATGGAAGACCTCATTGTGGTTTCACCCGATGTGGGTGGCGTCGTGAGGGCCAGGGCGCTCGCCAAGCGGCTGGATGATGCGGATCTCGCCATCATCGACAAGCGGCGGCCGCGGGCCAACGAAGCCACCGTGATGAATATCATCGGTGACGTGACCGACAAGGTTTGTGTGATCGTCGACGATATCGTCGACACCGCGGGCACGCTGTGCAGCGCGGGCCGGGCGCTCAAGGAACAGGGCGCTCGACGGGTCGTGGCCTACTGTGTGCATCCGGTGCTCTCAGGGGCTGCGTTGGACAATATTGAAGCTTCTGAGCTGGACGAGCTGGTGGTCACTGACACCATCCCGCTGTCCGATCGCGCAAAGTCGATCAGCCGTATCCGGCAGCTTAGCGTGGCGCAAATGCTGGCAGAAACCATTCGCCGCATCGCCATTGGAGAATCGGTCAGCTCCATGTACTTGGACTGA
- the lolB gene encoding lipoprotein insertase outer membrane protein LolB, whose protein sequence is MSRTLSGWSSALLLLLCSACATRQPAPAPVPVELPGQWELEGRLALANGRDGGSGTLSWNHQSDRSQLAFVGAFGRGAWRLTVTPVSAELVLSDGQVYRAPEVSGLVADLTGWQIPVEALTWWVVGSAQPGFPATEQRHETGYLTALRQHGWQVKFEGRLSAGPGTLPRKITAVRGKDRVRLLVKGWRLPETAAGAP, encoded by the coding sequence GTGAGCCGCACCCTTTCGGGGTGGTCAAGCGCACTGCTGCTGTTGCTATGTTCAGCGTGCGCCACGCGCCAGCCCGCGCCGGCGCCCGTTCCTGTCGAGCTGCCGGGTCAGTGGGAGCTGGAGGGCCGTCTGGCGCTGGCCAACGGTCGAGACGGCGGCAGCGGCACGCTGAGCTGGAATCATCAGTCCGACCGGTCGCAGCTGGCGTTTGTCGGCGCGTTTGGCCGCGGCGCCTGGCGCTTGACGGTGACACCGGTCAGCGCGGAGCTGGTCCTCAGCGACGGTCAGGTGTATCGAGCCCCGGAGGTCAGCGGGCTCGTCGCAGACCTGACCGGCTGGCAGATCCCGGTGGAAGCGCTTACCTGGTGGGTCGTCGGCAGTGCACAGCCCGGTTTCCCGGCTACCGAGCAACGACACGAGACGGGCTACCTGACCGCGCTGCGTCAGCACGGCTGGCAGGTGAAGTTTGAAGGCCGCCTGAGCGCCGGGCCCGGCACGCTACCCCGAAAAATCACCGCGGTCCGCGGCAAGGATCGCGTCCGGCTGTTGGTGAAAGGCTGGCGACTTCCGGAAACGGCGGCGGGCGCGCCCTGA
- a CDS encoding tetratricopeptide repeat protein, translated as MNSAHRQTFLSTLWLGPAVILLVAGCASTGNDVPVNAMPTELKEEGNPFARTDPRVLYYVGAAEISGRREAHQAAADYYAKASAISDDVKVVERAIQVAVFAKDEALTESGIRRWLELTPEALEPNRLAAILSLKQGDLEASWDHVVAMLDREPRNPQVWEAIAKMIAGAENREVAAALFRRLSQERTPPENELVLQQLSDLAVQFGAMGLAERYASASIQINPANPASYLWRGRLRTSQNRLEEALGDLGKAVELEPENAQSRQTYAALLAETDRYEEAIAQLEAVEPTPLVLYSQGVYAHSAELPEQADEFYQALADFDAESPDEKYFLLGQLAETLEKPFEQAVAWYDEVRGGDRLNDARLRSAVVLGTHGELARARTILRLLQNGNEQSATRAYLAEAGLLRELDQPEQALAVYSRALGLLPQNTDLLFARSLLAEDLDQLDLAEADLRRVLEARPGDANALNALGYTLADRTDRYEEALALISEAYQQMPNQAAIADSMGWVHYKLGNLDDALKYLTRALELEFDSEIVAHLGEVLWAMGREQEAQDIWQKGLDEVPESQIILDTRGRLSGQ; from the coding sequence ATGAACTCTGCTCATCGGCAGACCTTCCTCTCTACCCTATGGCTCGGCCCAGCGGTGATCCTGCTCGTGGCGGGCTGCGCCAGCACAGGCAACGACGTGCCCGTCAACGCGATGCCGACCGAGCTGAAGGAAGAGGGAAACCCCTTCGCGCGGACTGATCCCCGGGTGCTTTATTACGTCGGGGCGGCAGAAATCAGCGGTCGACGCGAAGCTCACCAGGCGGCCGCAGACTACTACGCGAAAGCCTCTGCAATCTCCGACGATGTGAAGGTTGTGGAGCGCGCGATCCAGGTGGCGGTCTTCGCCAAAGACGAAGCGCTGACCGAGTCCGGCATCAGGCGCTGGCTGGAACTGACGCCCGAGGCGCTCGAACCCAACCGCCTGGCGGCAATTCTCAGCCTGAAGCAAGGCGACCTCGAAGCTTCCTGGGACCACGTGGTTGCGATGCTGGACCGCGAACCGCGTAACCCGCAGGTTTGGGAGGCGATCGCCAAGATGATTGCCGGTGCTGAGAACCGCGAGGTGGCGGCGGCGCTGTTCCGGCGCTTGAGCCAGGAGCGTACCCCACCTGAGAACGAGCTCGTTTTGCAGCAACTCAGCGACCTGGCGGTGCAGTTTGGCGCGATGGGACTGGCTGAGCGGTACGCGTCGGCGAGTATCCAGATCAATCCAGCAAATCCTGCCAGCTATCTCTGGCGTGGACGGCTGCGGACGTCGCAGAACCGGCTGGAGGAGGCGCTGGGCGATCTCGGCAAAGCCGTTGAGCTCGAGCCAGAAAACGCACAGTCTCGCCAGACCTACGCTGCGCTGCTGGCTGAGACCGACCGCTATGAAGAGGCCATCGCTCAGCTGGAGGCGGTTGAGCCGACTCCGCTGGTGCTTTATTCCCAGGGCGTCTACGCTCATTCCGCCGAATTGCCAGAGCAGGCTGACGAGTTTTATCAGGCGCTGGCCGACTTTGATGCGGAGTCGCCAGACGAGAAGTATTTCTTGCTGGGCCAGTTGGCCGAGACGCTCGAAAAACCCTTCGAACAGGCCGTAGCGTGGTACGACGAGGTGCGTGGCGGTGACCGCCTGAACGACGCGCGGCTGCGCAGTGCGGTGGTGCTGGGCACGCATGGCGAGCTCGCGCGGGCCCGCACCATTCTGCGGCTGCTGCAGAACGGCAATGAGCAGTCTGCGACCCGCGCCTATCTGGCCGAGGCTGGCCTCCTGCGTGAGCTCGACCAACCGGAGCAGGCGCTGGCGGTCTACAGCCGCGCGCTGGGGCTGCTGCCGCAGAACACCGATCTGCTGTTCGCGCGGTCGCTGCTCGCTGAGGACCTCGACCAGCTCGACCTGGCCGAAGCCGACTTGCGGCGAGTTCTTGAAGCGAGGCCTGGCGACGCCAACGCGCTCAACGCACTCGGCTATACGCTGGCCGACCGCACGGACCGCTACGAAGAGGCCTTGGCGCTGATCAGTGAGGCCTATCAGCAGATGCCGAATCAGGCGGCCATCGCCGATTCGATGGGCTGGGTCCACTACAAGCTAGGCAACCTGGACGATGCTCTCAAATACCTGACGCGCGCTCTGGAACTTGAGTTTGACTCGGAGATTGTGGCGCACCTCGGTGAGGTGCTGTGGGCCATGGGTCGCGAGCAGGAGGCCCAGGACATTTGGCAGAAGGGGCTGGACGAGGTGCCGGAAAGCCAGATTATTCTCGATACCCGGGGCCGGCTGTCGGGGCAGTGA
- the hemA gene encoding glutamyl-tRNA reductase, translating to MSLLTVGINHHTAPVSLREVVAFTPDATGEALQRLKSQTGVQEAAILSTCNRTELYCSLGEGSETVPSAWLHEFHRLKNDQLTPFLYHHREENAVRHMLRVAAGLDSMVLGEPEVLGQLKSAYRMALDARTLNAPLDRLFKHSFSVAKKVRTETEIGRSPVSVAYSGVKLAQRVFDDLSSLTVLLVGAGETMELTARHLMEREVKHLLVANRTVANAANLANRFRGSAIPLSEMPQHLNKCDLVITSTGATEPVISHQSVTEALKKRKRRPIFMIDLAVPRDVEASVADLEDIYLYTLDDLQKITEKNQSSRQAAASVAEAMVSAEVEGYMNWRRSLAAVNTIRDYREQVGAWKETMLEDAQRKLAAGADPEKVMQQLANSLTNKILHQPTSTLRQAASEGREDLLSAANELFNGGNPKS from the coding sequence ATGTCGCTTCTCACCGTTGGCATCAATCACCACACCGCGCCGGTTTCGCTGCGCGAGGTGGTCGCCTTCACGCCCGACGCCACCGGTGAGGCGCTGCAGCGCCTGAAATCGCAAACCGGCGTGCAGGAGGCTGCGATTCTGAGTACCTGCAACCGCACCGAACTGTACTGCTCGCTCGGTGAAGGAAGCGAGACGGTGCCCTCAGCCTGGCTGCACGAATTCCACCGTTTGAAAAACGACCAGCTCACGCCCTTTCTATACCACCATCGCGAGGAAAACGCGGTGCGGCATATGCTGCGTGTAGCAGCCGGCCTCGACTCCATGGTGCTCGGCGAACCGGAGGTACTGGGGCAGCTGAAAAGCGCCTATCGGATGGCACTGGACGCACGCACCCTCAACGCCCCGCTGGACCGACTGTTCAAACACTCGTTCTCCGTCGCCAAAAAAGTTCGGACTGAGACCGAGATCGGCCGAAGCCCGGTGTCGGTCGCCTACAGTGGGGTGAAGCTGGCGCAGCGGGTCTTTGACGACCTGTCCTCGCTGACCGTGCTGTTGGTCGGCGCCGGCGAGACCATGGAGCTGACCGCCCGGCATCTGATGGAGCGAGAGGTCAAGCACCTCCTCGTCGCCAACCGCACCGTCGCTAACGCGGCGAATCTCGCTAACCGATTCCGCGGCTCGGCAATCCCGCTGAGCGAGATGCCGCAACACCTGAACAAGTGTGATCTCGTGATTACCTCGACAGGCGCGACCGAGCCGGTGATCAGTCACCAATCGGTCACCGAGGCGCTTAAGAAACGCAAGCGCCGCCCCATCTTCATGATCGACCTGGCGGTGCCGCGAGACGTCGAAGCCAGCGTCGCCGACCTCGAAGACATCTATCTATACACGCTCGACGATCTGCAGAAGATTACCGAGAAGAACCAGTCCAGCCGCCAGGCCGCTGCATCCGTCGCCGAGGCCATGGTGAGCGCCGAAGTGGAAGGCTACATGAACTGGCGCCGATCCCTCGCGGCCGTCAACACGATCCGAGACTATCGAGAACAGGTTGGGGCCTGGAAAGAAACCATGCTGGAGGACGCGCAACGCAAGCTTGCTGCGGGGGCTGATCCGGAAAAGGTGATGCAGCAGCTGGCCAACAGCCTGACCAACAAAATTCTTCACCAGCCCACCAGCACCCTGCGCCAGGCCGCCTCCGAGGGGCGCGAAGATCTGCTGAGTGCCGCCAACGAGCTGTTTAACGGCGGCAACCCCAAATCATGA
- the prfA gene encoding peptide chain release factor 1 — translation MNPSIRLKLQTLAERHEELTQLMSDPAVINDGDQFKKLSQEYAKLEPVTSTLAAFDSAESAANDAAAMLEAETDPEMLEMARDELKASRDALEQLELDLQLLLLPTDPNDDSNIFLEVRAGTGGDEAAIFAGDLFRMYSRYAENRRWQVELLSASQGEHGGYKEVIARVIGQGAYSRLKFESGAHRVQRVPDTESQGRIHTSACTVAILPEVESVESVEIRTEDLRIDTYRSSGAGGQHVNTTDSAVRITHLPTGTVVECQDERSQHKNKARAMSLLAARLVEAEREAVASEQSEKRRLLVGSGDRSQRIRTYNFPQSRVTDHRINLTLYKLGEVIEGDLDQVVDPLIQENQAALLAELSH, via the coding sequence ATGAATCCCTCTATTCGGCTGAAGCTTCAAACGCTGGCCGAACGACACGAAGAGCTGACCCAGCTCATGTCCGATCCGGCCGTGATCAACGATGGCGACCAGTTCAAAAAACTGTCGCAGGAGTACGCGAAGCTGGAGCCGGTGACCAGCACCCTCGCGGCTTTTGACAGCGCGGAGAGTGCCGCCAATGACGCCGCGGCGATGCTGGAAGCGGAGACCGATCCGGAGATGCTGGAGATGGCTCGCGACGAGCTCAAAGCCAGCCGTGACGCGCTCGAGCAGCTTGAGCTGGACCTCCAGCTGCTCCTGCTGCCGACCGACCCTAACGACGATAGCAATATCTTTCTTGAGGTGCGCGCCGGCACCGGCGGTGACGAGGCGGCCATCTTTGCCGGCGACCTGTTCCGCATGTACAGCCGCTATGCGGAAAACCGTCGCTGGCAGGTTGAACTGCTCAGCGCCAGCCAAGGGGAACATGGTGGTTATAAAGAGGTGATCGCGCGGGTTATCGGCCAGGGTGCCTACAGCCGGCTAAAGTTTGAATCAGGTGCGCACCGCGTACAGCGGGTCCCGGACACCGAATCCCAGGGGCGTATCCACACCTCCGCCTGCACCGTGGCTATCCTGCCCGAGGTGGAATCGGTGGAGTCGGTGGAAATCCGCACCGAAGATCTCCGCATCGACACCTACCGGTCGTCGGGGGCCGGCGGTCAGCACGTCAACACCACCGATTCGGCCGTCCGGATCACCCACCTGCCTACCGGCACGGTGGTCGAGTGCCAGGACGAACGGTCACAGCACAAAAACAAGGCGCGCGCCATGTCGCTCCTGGCGGCCCGACTGGTGGAAGCTGAGCGCGAAGCGGTGGCGAGCGAGCAGTCGGAGAAGCGCCGGCTGCTGGTCGGCAGCGGCGACCGTTCCCAGCGCATACGCACCTACAACTTTCCGCAGAGTCGAGTGACCGATCACCGGATCAACCTGACGCTCTATAAGCTCGGGGAGGTGATCGAGGGCGATTTGGATCAGGTGGTCGATCCACTGATCCAGGAGAACCAGGCGGCTCTGCTGGCCGAACTCAGCCACTGA
- a CDS encoding acylphosphatase yields the protein MTSRRFWIAGKVQGVFFREWTRQQANRLRLAGHALNTADGRVEVLAFGSEAALDELAEKLQQGPPAARVERVVTELVPEENPPSEGFITGWQPAS from the coding sequence ATGACGTCTCGTCGATTTTGGATTGCCGGCAAGGTCCAGGGTGTGTTCTTTCGCGAATGGACCCGGCAGCAGGCTAACCGGCTCAGGCTCGCCGGGCACGCGCTGAATACGGCGGACGGGCGTGTTGAGGTGCTCGCCTTCGGCAGCGAAGCCGCGCTGGACGAGCTCGCCGAAAAGCTGCAGCAGGGGCCGCCCGCGGCGAGGGTTGAGCGGGTTGTCACGGAGCTGGTGCCCGAGGAAAATCCGCCGTCCGAAGGGTTCATTACCGGCTGGCAGCCCGCCAGCTAA
- a CDS encoding TlpA disulfide reductase family protein, with amino-acid sequence MILAIPRGLTAMLGAMTLALSVQAETDDNLLDFSTTDVRGGDVHLAALADQWVVINFWATWCKPCLKEIPDLSDLHDRRSDVTLLGLTFEETTVQDVQTFLEKHPASYPVALVDVFDPPTQFGTPKVLPTTLLIAPDGTQRKRFVGPVTSEMIETEIAAQPDFGG; translated from the coding sequence ATGATTTTAGCTATCCCCCGCGGTCTGACCGCGATGCTCGGCGCTATGACGCTGGCGCTTTCTGTGCAGGCGGAGACCGACGATAACCTTCTGGATTTTTCGACCACCGACGTCCGCGGTGGTGACGTGCATCTGGCCGCGCTGGCCGACCAGTGGGTGGTCATCAACTTCTGGGCGACGTGGTGCAAGCCGTGTCTGAAAGAAATCCCGGACCTGTCGGACCTCCATGACCGACGCTCGGACGTCACGCTGCTGGGCCTGACCTTTGAGGAAACCACCGTGCAGGACGTGCAGACCTTTCTGGAAAAACACCCCGCCAGCTATCCGGTTGCGCTCGTCGACGTGTTTGACCCGCCCACCCAGTTCGGAACGCCGAAGGTGCTGCCGACGACGCTGCTGATTGCCCCGGACGGCACCCAGCGCAAGCGTTTTGTCGGGCCGGTAACCAGCGAAATGATCGAAACGGAGATTGCGGCGCAGCCCGATTTCGGTGGATGA
- a CDS encoding YihY family inner membrane protein — protein MNVKVPRKLLDRERNWALLRYVLRQFQRDNCFTFAGMLTFNTLLALVPLITVITMVLAALPVAEDLTARFQALIADYLVPEKQDTIQNTLFGLASQATKLSATMAAFLLLTSLMLMATVEKTFNQIWGVNTPRPLINRFLIFWTTLTIGPILVLGSLALSSYFFSLEFLSQAPAAGPLLALARASGPFIALALAFFLLFMIVPNRTVHWRNAAIGAVVTALLFETVKWGFGFYIRSFNSYEKIYDAIAAVPIFILWIYLLWSVILLGASFTASLGSFRFRERGDAYPQAREFVLAYRLLGHLSSSQAAGIGQTTESLLKLEPGADDHQVQSLLENLRLARMIRRDEEGEWVLCRDLERTTLADLYHSGAFVWPSVADSEGGKNDALNRALTGALQELQPSMDQTLKRSLKSLYRQHGPDSGQAKLRSIGDS, from the coding sequence ATGAATGTGAAGGTCCCTCGTAAACTGCTGGATCGGGAGCGCAACTGGGCCCTGCTGCGCTATGTGCTGCGCCAGTTTCAGCGGGACAACTGCTTCACCTTCGCCGGCATGCTCACCTTCAACACGCTGCTGGCGCTGGTCCCACTGATCACGGTCATCACAATGGTGCTGGCGGCGCTGCCGGTGGCCGAAGACCTCACGGCGCGCTTCCAGGCGCTGATCGCGGATTACCTGGTGCCGGAGAAGCAGGACACGATTCAAAACACGCTGTTTGGCCTGGCCAGCCAGGCGACCAAGCTGTCGGCCACCATGGCGGCGTTTTTGCTGCTGACGTCGCTGATGCTCATGGCGACGGTGGAAAAAACCTTCAATCAGATTTGGGGAGTCAATACACCGAGGCCTCTGATAAACCGTTTTCTGATCTTCTGGACGACGCTGACGATCGGTCCCATTCTGGTCCTCGGCTCGCTGGCATTGAGCTCCTACTTTTTCTCGTTGGAGTTTCTCAGCCAGGCGCCTGCGGCCGGCCCACTGCTGGCGCTGGCCCGAGCCAGTGGCCCGTTTATCGCGCTGGCGCTGGCCTTTTTCCTGCTGTTTATGATCGTTCCCAACCGCACGGTTCACTGGCGTAATGCGGCCATCGGCGCGGTGGTCACGGCGCTGTTGTTCGAGACGGTCAAGTGGGGATTTGGGTTTTATATTCGCAGCTTCAACAGCTACGAAAAAATCTACGATGCGATCGCGGCGGTACCCATTTTTATTTTATGGATCTATCTGCTCTGGTCTGTCATTCTGCTGGGCGCCTCCTTTACCGCCTCGCTGGGAAGCTTTCGCTTCCGGGAGCGCGGTGATGCGTATCCTCAGGCGCGTGAGTTTGTGCTGGCCTATCGGCTTCTTGGGCACCTTTCCAGCTCGCAGGCGGCAGGTATCGGCCAGACCACCGAGTCGCTGCTGAAGCTGGAGCCGGGCGCTGATGATCACCAGGTGCAGTCGCTGCTGGAGAATCTGCGGCTGGCGCGCATGATCCGCCGCGATGAGGAGGGAGAGTGGGTGCTGTGTCGGGATCTGGAGCGGACCACACTGGCCGATCTCTACCACAGCGGCGCTTTTGTCTGGCCCTCGGTTGCGGACTCCGAAGGCGGTAAAAATGACGCCTTGAACCGCGCACTGACGGGCGCGCTCCAGGAACTTCAGCCGTCCATGGACCAAACGCTGAAACGATCGCTGAAATCACTTTACCGCCAGCACGGTCCTGATAGCGGCCAGGCAAAACTACGATCGATAGGAGACTCATGA